ggttgtTGAGAGAAACAAGGAGCAGAACCTGAAACGTTCTGCCCTCAGAAACTTGAAGTTCTAAAGTCGGTCCAGTCTAGACTGAGCGGAACCTGAAGAGACTGAAGAccccagaggaaccagctgatcCGGTCTGTGATCAGAACACGGTGATGGTTCCATTGCCCCCCTGAGCGCCGCGCCGTGCCGGTTCCACctggccagcagagggcgctctGCTCCCACCAGAACCCTCAtgggtctggttctgtctcTGGAACCGGATCCTACTGCGGCGGCGTCCAAAGTAAAGAGGGTCAGAATGTCTCCGAGACCAGTCTTCTGGCCGGTTCTGGACCCAGTGGCCTGGTGCCATCCTGGGTTCTGGACTCAGGTCTGGCAGCCTAGTTCTGACCCAGTTCTGGACACAGACCTGTTGGTTTGGACTCAGGCCTGGTGGTCTGGTGCCATGCCAGGTTCTGGACTCTGGCCTGGTGGTCTGGCTCTGACCCGGTTCTGGCCTGGGCCCGGCTGGTCCCTGTGGACggacgctcctcctcctcttcctctcttgttCTCTGGGAGGGTGTGAGGACCGGAGAACTTGAGTAAACCGGCTCCAGATGTTGGACCGCGGTGGGACTTGTTGAGCGCGGGCGTGAGCATGAGCGTGCGCGTGGCCTCGTGCACGCCCCTGCTCTTTGCTCCCTGCTGAGTTAATGCCTCACCCgctgaggccccgcccccttcccgAGGACTTATAGAGCGTCCGGAGTGGGACAGAGGCAGACGCGTCCCTGCTCAGACCCGGCGCCATGTCCCAGAAGTCCCGGGTGTCCAAAGTGTTCGCCGCGGCCTTCGTGGTCCTGACAGTCTTGGTCATCGGGGCCCTGGTCACCATGGTGGTCTTCATCCACCGGGACATCGGCTCCCTGAACGCCACGGCCCTGCCCCCCGGCGGGCCCCCCACCCCGGCGCCGCCGGGCCTGCGGCTCCCCCGGGACCTGCTGCCGGAGTCGTACCGGCTCTTCATCTGGCCCCGGTTCTACACCCGGATCCCGGCGGCGGAGGGGAACGCCACGGCGCCCAACCAGACCACCGTCTTCACCGGGAATTCCACCGTCAGCTTCCGCTGCCTGGCGCCGACCCGCAGCGTCCACCTGCACAGCCGGGACCTGGTCCTGTCCGACCCCGTCCTGCTGGACCGGGACAGCGGCCGGGCGATCGGCGTGGACCGGATCAGGGACCTGGACACCGGAGAGGACATCATGGAACTGCGTCTCTCAGAGGAACTCCAGGAGGGACGGAACTACAGCCTGTTCCTGGCCTTCAGCGGGGACATGTCCCCCCACCCCAGGGGGCTCTACCTCAGCTCCTACAAGGAGGGGGGGTCCGGGGctggggccggggccggggccaaCGCAGACCCCAACACGCAGAGGTGAGTCCAGGAGCCGGTGATTGAGAACCCAGCTCCTCTGAACCCCCTTCAGATCCAATGAAGCTGGTTCTCTGTGAAACGGAACCGACAGAACCAACACTTCTTTACCTCCGTTACTTTACCTCTTTTaaagagacagaatgagagaagaaaaagagaaaggaacCAGCACTCCTTTATCTCTTTCATTATTTTGTCTCTTTAAAAGAggtaaaagaaaagagagagggagagagagacagagagggagagagggagagagagagagtagaaCCAAAGCTTGACTTTTCCTCCCAGGACAGAAATGAGTCACAGAACATTTCCTTCGATTCAGGAACCGCTGCATGTTCTAGAGAACATGGAGGAGCAAAGTTTTTGTAACGACACGAATCCAGAGAAAcgttaaataaagttttaaaagtttAACGAAAAAAgtcaagtttgaaaaaaaaaaaaaggcgaaaaaatgagtttaaaggaaataaagaagttTTGAGACCTGCCGAGACAGAAATGATTCTGGAATCATTAAAAACCAGGAGAACCTTTCACATTCATCAGGTTCTGTTGTAAAACCGGATTTGATTCCATCGGAACCACACTGGTTCTGTTCGGAACCTGAACCTGTAAGGAAGAACCATTCCTGAAATCAAATCcttcagaatgaaaacagcagaatccGGAGAAACGCCGACTGCAGCGTTCCTGCAGAACCGCAGAGCCCGAGGCGGAACGTTCAGAAAGAGAGAACAGCTGCTTCAAACCCGACGGAAGCAGAACGGAACGTCACTTCCTGAAGGGAgtgtgactgagctcctcctgtgagggttctctgggttctagATCATTAAGACGCTTGGTATATTTTAATTCTCAGGGTTCTAGGTCATTAGGACAATGTCTCTCTTGGTTCTCAGTGTTCTAGGccattaaagctggtgtccggagtttccgttcgtttcgtTTTAACGTatgtctggttcgatactacgatataatattagcataaagcaatataaaaatgtatttatgagctccgccttcgtctcatagacccccatgttatctggaaaagcgccggtcagcgtcagccaatagatttcgagcttccgccttgtcctgctgtcagtcagtgtggagcagccagagagcacggccgctcgcccagcagaggagagttagctctgcagcagatacatccactgtctgctgaacatccaccgtaaacagctcaacaattaaaggggcgtggcttggtcgctcatgaaagcagagggagggcggagcctgaaactttggattaaaaaaaactctctctttcaaaactccggacacgagctttaagacaGAAGGTCTGTCTTGGTTCTAAAGGTTCTAGGTCATTAAAACAGGTGGTCTCTcttggttctctgggttctAGTTCACTAAGACACAGTCTCTCTTGGTTCTGTGTCATTAAGACTGAGGGTCTGTCttggttctccgggttctcggTCGTAGGACTGACCGGTTCTTgttctgggttctcaggttcCTGGCTGCCACCCAGCTGGAGGCGATTGGCGCCCGGGTGGTGTTCCCCTGCTTCGACGAGCCCGCCCTGCGAGCCGTGTTCCACCTCACCCTGATCCACCGGGTCCACACCCGGGCTGTCGGGAACGCCGAGGAGGCCGGTGAGACCCGGAACCCAGGcccgcctccttcctgaagcagagacctgaagcagggagctgaagcagagacctgaagcagggagctgaagcagggagctgaagcagagagctgaagcagagacCTGAAGCAGGGAGCTGAAGCAAGGAGCTGAAGCaaggagctgaagcagagacctgaagcagggagctgaagcagagaactgaagcagagacctgaagcagagacctgaagcagggagctgaagcagggagctgAAGCAGACAACTGATGCAGAGACCTGAAGCAGGGAGCGGAAGCAGGGAGCGGAAGCAGGGAGCGGAAGcagggagctgaagcagggagctgaagcagggagcgGAAGCAGGGAGCGGAAGCAGAGAACTGAAGCAGAGAGCTGAAGCaaggagctgaagcagggagctgaagcagagagctgaagcagagagctgaagcagagagctgaagcagagacctgaagcagggagctgaagcagggagctgaagcagagagctgaagcagggagctgaagcagggagctgaagcagagagctgaagcagggagctgaagcagagagctgaagcggagaactgaagcagagagctgaagcagggagctgaagcagggagctgaagcagagaactgaagcagggagctgaagcaaggagctgaagcagagagctgaagcagggagctgaagcagggagctgaagcagagaactgaagcagagagctgaagcaaggagctgaagcagggagctgaagcagagaactgaagcagggagctgaagcaaggagctgaagcagagagctgaagcagagaactgaagcagggagctgaagcaaggagctgaagcagagagctgaagcagggagctgaagcagggagctgAATGTTTTGGTAAAAAAAAGCAGGTCTGGTTCTGAGGTTGTGCTTGGTGGAGGGTCCAGCAGATGGGCTGCGGTTCTCCAGAGATTTGAGTGTTCTATGTTCCGTGGCGTTTGTTCTCAGGCAGCTTCCATTTAGACGATGAGTGGAAGTTCACCGAGTTCCTGCCGACGCCCCGGATGTCCTCCTACCTGCTGGCCTTCATCGTCTCAGAGCTGGAACACGTCCAGTTCTCGCGGCGTTCCGGAGATTTGGAGTTCACCATCAGAGTACGTACCAGAAGAAATCCCAGCAGGCGTCATGTTACCCgctgctcacttcctgcttcctgcttcctgcttcctgtcctctgGCAGATGCACGCCCAGCCCGAGGCCATCAGAGACGGACTGCTGGACTACGCCGGTCACCTGACCGGAGACATCACCGCTTTCTTCCACGACAGATTCGGTCTCGGCTTCGGAATGACGACGATCGGTAAGACTCCCGTCACGCCGACGTTCCCGTCGCGGGTCCGAGTTGATGAGGCGGTTCTCCCTCTGGACCCCCTCAGACCAGGTGGCCCTGCCGGTCCTGGGGCCTGCGGCCATGGAGAACTGGGGACTGATCACGTACCACGAGGGGTACCTGCTGTACGACCCCAACGTGTCCTCAGCTCATCAGAAGCAGGAGATCGCCATCACCATCGCTCACGAGCTGGCTCATCAGGTCTCAGGGTCTGGGGTccggggtctggggtctggaaCGGGTTCTTGGTACGACGGCTGCAATGAAGTTTAAGAACACCTGTTGTCCATCCTCAGTGGTTCGGGAACCTGGTGTCCATCAGGTGGTGGAACGAGCTGTGGCTGAAGGAGGGCTTCGCCACCTACATGTCCTACGTGGCGGTGGACCACGTGGACAAGTCTTTCAGCATGGTGGGTTCCCCGAGTTCCAGACGgagtccgtctgtccgtctgcagttcagtgaaaacacaaagcctcCAGAACGTTTCTGAGtctctgtttacaccacaatgtTGCTCGGAGACTCGGACAACAGCAACGGTGACAACAGTCCAGCCCGGTCCTCCATCGGGACCCAACGCCTCCCGCCGCTCAGTGTCTCCACAGACATCGTATCAACGTTTTAAAGCAAGGATTCCTTTTCACTTCACCAAAATCAAATTAAAGGGTCCTCGGAGGGTTCTGGCCTTTGGTAGCCCCCCCAAAGTGCCTGTAAAAGGCAAACTTCCACCTGATTGAGTCCAGGTAGCAACCTGGTGGAGACTAGGTGGTGACCTGGTGGAGACTAGGTGGTGACCTGGTGGAGACTAGATGGTGACCTGGTGGAGACTAGATGGTGACCTGGTGGAGACTAGGTGGTGACCTGGTGGAGACTAGATGGTGACCTGGTGGAGACTAGGTGGTGACCTGGTGGAGACTAGATGGTGACCTGGTGGAGACTAGGTGGTGACCTGGTGGAGACTAGGTGGTGACCTGGTGGAGACTAGATGGTGACCTGGTGGAGACTAGATGGTGACCTGGTGGAGACTAGATGGTGACCTGGTGGAGACTAGATGGTGACCTGGTGGAGACTAGGTGGTGACCTGGTGGAGACTAGGTGGTGACCTGGTGGAGACTAGGTGGTGACCTGGTGGAGACTAGATGGTGACCTGGTGGAGACTGGATGGTGACCTGGTGGAGACTAGGTGGTGACCTGGTGGAGACTAGATGGTGACCTGGTGGAGACTAGATGGTGACCTGGTGGAGACTAGATGGTGACCTGGTGGAGACTAGAAGGCAAAATTGTGCCAGTTCTGGGTCAGCGTTCGTCCTCGTGTCCATGCTAGTTGGACGCTGGTACTGGTGCCAGTAACCCTGGTCAGCCTTCCGTCCTCTGTCCCCCCAGTGCGACGTATTCGTGGCGGAGAACATGGCGATGGCGATGGAGACCGACGCTCTGGCCTCGTCTCATCCGCTCATCCTCCCGGAGAGCGACGTCCAGACGTCCTCGTCCATCGGCAACTTGTACGACTCCATCAGCTACAGCAAGGCGAGTCCGGCCCGCCTCCACCCGACccgcttctccttcagcaccaACCGTCTCCTTCTGCTTCAAATCATTTCGACAACTTTTATGGCTTCCTGTCATTCTCAAACTGCTCCGATCACGGTGTCTGTTTTTACAAGTGGAACTTTGGAGAACATTCAGATGTTCTACCGGGTGATCCCTGATTGATTTGAAGCCGTTTTACCTGTTTGAACCTTTTTTCTTCccttgtttgtctttttgtcaACGATGTTGATTCCTTCTGGTCGTTCTGGCTGTTTTTTTCCGTTCAGTctgttgtttcctgtttttaacagttttttcagtcgttttaataatttattcttTCAAGTTTGAACTGTTTACTTAATAATGTTGAGGAAAAGGTTTTCTCGCTGTTGCTGGCGGCGTTCTGTAAAGTCTGCTCacgcagaggaagcagaaggaCGTCGGACAGGACAGGAAAAACCAACCAAACCTGATGTGTTCCAGTCGTGTTCTGTCGGAACGGAGCCCAGCTGAGAACGGTTCCgtgttcttcctctctgcaggggGCCCTTCTGCTCAGGATGCTGAAGGACTACATGAGGGAGGGAGATTTCCACCGGGGGGTCAGGGTGAGTTCGCCATCGGGGGCGGAACCCGGGTTCCGCCCCTGACGTCCCGGTTCCGCCTCCGGACCGATGGAACGCGAGGCCTGAAGACGTGATTCAGAGTGTTGATAAGAAGGAGGAAGAACGACCAGCGTGAAAGATTAACCTGCAGGAAcaatcacctgtgtgtgtgtgtgtgtgtgtgtgtgtgtgtgtgtgtgtgtgtgtgtgtgtgtgtgtgtgtgtgtgtgtgtgtgtgtgtgtgtgtgtgtgtgtgtgtgtgtgtgtgtgtgtgtgtgtgtgtgtgtgtgtgtgtgtgtgtgtgtgtgtgagtctttCAGTGAGTTGAGTCAGTTCAGGCATATCATACCGACGGCTGGTGTCGTGCACGTGCACCTCATGCACGGCTGACAGCGTTGTCAGAAAATCCATAATGCGGCGCTGCTCGAGAACTCacgtctgattggctctggaaccaggaagtatgAGGGTCTAGCCCTGCCTGCTGAAGGTGTTCCGTCCCGGAACTCCCGAGAGAAGAACCCCACCCCCATAACCCTGATGGGCTGCTGGTCGGTGGGGGGATTTCAACCGTCACCCTGACCGTATCTGGTCTTGTTCCGGAGGAGGATCTGGGTTCTGCCGTCTCCAGAAGTCCAGCGGGGAACCTGGTTCTCCCTGCTGAAGGTGGAACGTCTGTCCCTGTGTGTTTCAGCGTTACCTGAAGACCTTCCAGTGGCAGAGCACGGACCACCGGGACCTGTGGAGCGCCTTACAGCAGGTCCAGTCCCAGAACCGGAACCCTGAATAGAACCCTAAACCCAACCCCAACTCTATCCCCAACACTGACCCAAGACCAAACATAACCCGAACCCTAAACCTACCCCCAACCCCAACCCAACGACCCGCTGCCGCTCTGAAGGTCTGCGGAGGACGGTTCTCCGGGTTCTGACACGGTTCTGTTGGCTCCAGGAGGAATCCAGTTCCTACATCCAGATCTCCGACTTCATGGAACCCTGGACCAGACAGAGCGGCTTCCCTGTGGTCACCATCAACACCACGACGGGCCAGATCTCCCAGAAGCACTTCCTGTACAACAGCACCGACCAGTCCAGGTACcgtggagcatcttcctcctctgagcagcagcagcagcgttctcAGAGGTTCTCTGTTCCCTGCGTGTCGTCACGCCGCTGATTGCAGTGGATTACCGCTCAGGCTGCTCCAGACGCTGAGTTTGACTCCCGTCATCATTTAACCTGCCCCAGCGAGGCTTTAGGCTCTGGCAGGCCGCCGCTGTGCCGTTGAGCAGACCACAGGGAGTGTCAGTCAGCGACCGCCGCTGCCGGCAGACGTCAGAACGTGGAGCCTTGATGACCGGttctcctgttctgtttgttcagCCTTCTGTGGAAGATCCCCGTCGTTTACACTTCAAACAGGAAGGAGCTCAGTGGAGAGCTGGTCCTGAGCACCGCAGGgccaggtaacacacacacacacacacacacactgcaggctgctggaggtgtgtttgTCGGTCGTCCTGCTGTTGTCTGTCCCCGCTGGACATGTCTCTGTCCCTGCAGACATTAAGGGGGAGTTCATCGCCGGACCCGGAGTCTGGATCCTGGCCAACGTGAACTACACCGGGTACTACCGCGTCAACTACAACCTGGAGAACTGGAACCTGCTGTTCGCCCAGCTGGAGACCAACCGGAACGTGAGTCCCGTCCCatcccgtccccgtccccgtcgcccccaccccccccccaccccccgcttCCCCGCTTTACTGCTCGCAATAAGGAAGCAGCGTTTTATCGCGGCGTTTTATCGTGGCGTTTACGACGGCGCTGGAGGACGCAGGTCTGCCGGCGTTTCCTGCTGTCACCCATGACCCGACACGGCGGTAAATCCCTCCAGGACGTTCCGTCTGTCCGACTTCAAGAGAGACGAGGGACACTGGGTCCTGAGAACAGCACGTCTCAGACAGAACCTTCTGACTCATGTGGACCGAGGCCGGTCTCCactgtgggcggagccagctgatgtcttctgtctctgtctcttccagctgatgtcttctgtctctgtcttctccAGGTGATCCCGCTGCTGAACCGAGTGCAGATCATCAGTGATGCCTTTAACTTGGCGAGGTACGACGTCTGAGGCAGTGGAGCAGCCGGAGCGTAGAAAACTACCAACAAACTACCAACAAATCTCCCTGAAGCTAccaaaaaaactgcttttagACTATTTAGAAAGTacaaacaacagagaaacatcttcctcctctaacagattatagagcatcttcctcctccgacATGCTGGATTAAAGGTTccgtctggttctcctcctcaggGCCCAGCAGGTCAACCTGACTCTGGCTCTGAACTCCACCCGGTTCCTGCGGAACGAGACGGAGTTCCTGCCGTGGGACGCGGCCGTGTCCAACATGGGGTACATCCTGGAGATGTTCGACCGCTCCGAGGTCTTCGGGCCCCTGCAGGCACGTTCCTCTGCTCTGCCCGGGTTCCGTCTGGGTTTCGTCTGGACGTTCCACTGAACGAGGCTCATCGGTTCTCAGGATGTCAGCTCAGATTTCTGGACTCAATTTAACGTGTTCTACAATCTGATTTCATAACTGGAAGcaggaggtcaaagttcagagCAGCTTTCATCGTGTGGAACTTTTAGTAAGAAAACACAATGTTCCAGAAAAGATTTGTGTTTCCACGGTGACATTCTGACAACaatgtttccatggcaacattGAGAGAACGGTGTTTCCGTGGCAACAGAATCTTTTCGACTTGACATTAACGTCAGttttgaaaagaacaaaaagtttgattttcctgaaaataaaatctTGAGTTTCTCTCatccaacatgaaaacagcagaacgTGACGCCGGCTCCTCGCGGTTCCCGAGCTGTGCTGTAAAGCTGTTTTCTCCTGCAGATgtacctgcagaaccaggtggAACGGCTCTACATGTTCTACAAGAACCACACGGACAGCGGCACGGTGCCGAGGGAACCCGCTCAGCAGTAAGTCTCAGGTTCCACGCAGGCCCAGAACAGACACGGAACCTCCACTTAGAACCTGGACAGACCTGTTAGAACCTGTTAGAACCTGGACGGACTTGTTAGAACCTGTTAGAACCTGGATAGACCTGTTAGAACCTGTGAGAACCTGTTAGAACCTGTTAGAACCTGGACGGACCTGTTAGAACCTGTTAGAACCTGTTAGAACCTGGACAGACCCTGGACAGACCTGTCAGAACCAGACTTGTGTTTACCGTAACGTTCCTGTGTTCTGCTCAGACAGAACCAGCTGCTGGCGGTCTCGGTGGCCTGTTCCAACGGACTGCCGGACTGCGTCGCCATGGTGACGAGGAAATTCAGCGAGTGGATGAACAACCCTTCCAACAACAGGTAGCAGGAAAGAACCGTTCCCATGGCAACGGCTGCAAGTGAAAACACCAGCTGCTTACATGACAACATGATGTTTAcctttgttttcatctgaaacgttgccatggaaacggagcgCTGTGTTTTAGTCTGcagtctttcttcttctctctgatcTCTCCACTTCTTCCTCCCATCCTGATTGGTCTCCTCCCGTCCTGATTggtctcctcctgtcctgattggctggtctCCTCCCGTCCTGATTggtctcctcctgtcctgattggctggtctCCTCCCGTCCTGATTggtctcctcctgtcctgattggctggtctCCTCccgtcctgattggctggtctCCTCccgtcctgattggctggtctCCTCCCGTCCTGATTGGTCTCCTCccgtcctgattggctggtctCCTCccgtcctgattggctggtctcctcctgtcctgattggctggtctCCTCccgtcctgattggctggtctCCTCccgtcctgattggctggtctCCTCCCGTCCTGATTggtctcctcctgtcctgattggctggtctCCTCTTGTCCTGATTGGTCTCCTCccgtcctgattggctggtctCCTCCCGTCCTGATTGGTCTCCTCCCGTCCTGATTGGTCTCCTCccgtcctgattggctggtctCCTCccgtcctgattggctggtctCCTCccgtcctgattggctggtctCCTCccgtcctgattggctggtctCCTCccgtcctgattggctggtctCCTCCCGTCCTGATTGGCCGGTCTCCTCccgtcctgattggctggtctcctcctgtcctgattggctggtctcctcctgtcctgatTGGTCTCCTCCCGTCCTGATTGGCCGTCCTCCAGCATCCAGGCCAACCTGCGGGACGTGGTGTACTGCCAGGCGGTGGCGGCCGGGGGGGCGGAGCAGTGGGAGTTCGTCTGGAACCAGTTCCTGAGCTGCTCCGACCCGGCAGAGAGAGTGAGGCTGAGGAaggctctgagctgcagcaggagggtgTGGCTGCtgagcaggtacacacacacacacacacacacacacacacacacacacacacacacacacacacacaccacacacacacacacacacactcactcaccccctccccctccccccaggcTGCTCCAGTACACACTGGACCCGGAGAAGATTCGTCTCAATGATGTCTCGTCCATCATTGAGGACGTGTCCAGCAACGCAGCAGGACACGCGCTGGCCTGGAACTTCATCCGGGCCCACTGGGACTACATCGTGACCGAGTGAGTCCCCACACAGCACAGTCCCTCAGAGGTCggtcagaggtcactcagaGGTCGTCTGGTTCAGTCCTGACTCctgtttcagtgaaaatacaaaaccttCAATCCGTTTTGGGAGTCTGTGGGAGTCCCAGTCCCCCTGTCCCTGTGTCCCCCTGTCCTTGTGTCCCTGTGTCCCCCTGTCACCCGTTCACCCAGTCACCCAGCCCTGTGGTATTTCCTGTTCTATTCCCTCTACTTCCTCTGATATTTCCTGCTATATTTCCAGATATTTACTCTGATATTTCTTGAGATTTCCTGATTTCCTGTGACAGTTcccctggttcctctggttccccTGGTTCCACTGGTTcccctggttcctctggttccacTGGTTCCACTGGTTCCTCGGGTTCCTCGGGTTCCTCTGGTTCCCCTGGTTCCTCGGGTTCCTCTGGTTCCACTGGTTCCCCTGGTTCCTCGGGTTcccctggttcctctggttcctctggttccactggttcctctggttccactggttcctctggttcctcggGTTcccctggttcctctggttccacTGGTTCCTCGGGTTCCTCTGGTTCCCCTGGTTCCTCGGGTTCCCCTGGTTCCTCGGGTTcccctggttcctctggttccacTGGTTCCTCGGGTTCCTCTGGTTCCCCTGGTTCCTCGGGTTCCCCTGGTTCCTcgggttcctctggttcctctggttcttctggttccccTGGTTcccctggttcctctggttcctctggttcctctggttccccTGGTTCCTCGGGTTCTCAGTCTGACTGGCTGTGTTGGTTCTGTCTCTCAGTTACGGGCCGTCTGTGATCGCAGCAGTTTCCAGAAGGTTCTCCTCACAGTTCG
Above is a window of Salarias fasciatus chromosome 7, fSalaFa1.1, whole genome shotgun sequence DNA encoding:
- the LOC115391837 gene encoding aminopeptidase Ey-like, producing the protein MSQKSRVSKVFAAAFVVLTVLVIGALVTMVVFIHRDIGSLNATALPPGGPPTPAPPGLRLPRDLLPESYRLFIWPRFYTRIPAAEGNATAPNQTTVFTGNSTVSFRCLAPTRSVHLHSRDLVLSDPVLLDRDSGRAIGVDRIRDLDTGEDIMELRLSEELQEGRNYSLFLAFSGDMSPHPRGLYLSSYKEGGSGAGAGAGANADPNTQRFLAATQLEAIGARVVFPCFDEPALRAVFHLTLIHRVHTRAVGNAEEAGSFHLDDEWKFTEFLPTPRMSSYLLAFIVSELEHVQFSRRSGDLEFTIRMHAQPEAIRDGLLDYAGHLTGDITAFFHDRFGLGFGMTTIDQVALPVLGPAAMENWGLITYHEGYLLYDPNVSSAHQKQEIAITIAHELAHQWFGNLVSIRWWNELWLKEGFATYMSYVAVDHVDKSFSMCDVFVAENMAMAMETDALASSHPLILPESDVQTSSSIGNLYDSISYSKGALLLRMLKDYMREGDFHRGVRRYLKTFQWQSTDHRDLWSALQQEESSSYIQISDFMEPWTRQSGFPVVTINTTTGQISQKHFLYNSTDQSSLLWKIPVVYTSNRKELSGELVLSTAGPDIKGEFIAGPGVWILANVNYTGYYRVNYNLENWNLLFAQLETNRNVIPLLNRVQIISDAFNLARAQQVNLTLALNSTRFLRNETEFLPWDAAVSNMGYILEMFDRSEVFGPLQMYLQNQVERLYMFYKNHTDSGTVPREPAQQQNQLLAVSVACSNGLPDCVAMVTRKFSEWMNNPSNNSIQANLRDVVYCQAVAAGGAEQWEFVWNQFLSCSDPAERVRLRKALSCSRRVWLLSRLLQYTLDPEKIRLNDVSSIIEDVSSNAAGHALAWNFIRAHWDYIVTDYGPSVIAAVSRRFSSQFELEELRRFVSDHGEDLEGLGDEVLERTQVNIEWVEQNRDGALQWFRRETEPRPGPAPEASA